In the Juglans microcarpa x Juglans regia isolate MS1-56 chromosome 6D, Jm3101_v1.0, whole genome shotgun sequence genome, one interval contains:
- the LOC121236064 gene encoding 21.7 kDa class VI heat shock protein-like: MASRKQLEVHTGDQTPHKWCILGEEVFKKFIFHGNPTGHKFFNEGSLFSPLLFRKFFDPSDAFPLWEFESDNLLSNLRSSGRSTVNWFQTDHEYILKAELPGVGNNVQVFVDKGKIVEISGQWRQQGDQSKAKDWRSENWWQYGYVRRLELPEDADWRKIEAYVNNDILLEIRIPMNLLDGDPQGNVAAKDSEVGV, encoded by the exons ATGGCTAGTCGTAAACAGCTCGAAGTTCATACAGGCGATCAAACTCCACACAAATGGTGTATCTTAGGAGAAGAGGTCTTTAAGAAATTCATCTTCCATGGCAACCCGACAGGGCACAAGTTTTTCAATGAAGGGTCACTTTTCAGTCCACTCTTGTTCAGGAAGTTCTTTGATCCTTCAGATGCATTCCCTCTTTGGGAGTTTGAGTCAGATAACTTGTTATCTAATCTCCGGAGTTCTGGCCGAAGCACTGTCAATTGGTTTCAGACAGATCATGAATATATACTAAAAGCAGAACTTCCAG GAGTTGGGAATAATGTTCAAGTGTTCGTTGATAAAGGGAAGATTGTTGAAATTAGTGGGCAGTGGAGGCAGCAAGGAGATCAGTCCAAGGCAAAGGACTGGAGAAGTGAGAATTGGTGGCAATATGGGTACGTTCGGAGGCTTGAGCTACCAGAAGATGCGGATTGGAGGAAAATAGAGGCATACGTGAATAATGACATACTCCTGGAAATTAGAATTCCCATGAACCTTTTGGATGGTGATCCTCAAGGAAATGTAGCTGCTAAAGATTCTGAAGTTGGTGTGTAA